Proteins encoded by one window of Vibrio rumoiensis:
- a CDS encoding CDP-glycerol--glycerophosphate glycerophosphotransferase, giving the protein MNNKKYLMYISQNYSYAILRPLQHVIRQQGGEVRWFFEGKEANPSFLKNDEVRLNSIEEVKGWNPDAVFVPGNIVPRFIPGVKVGVFHGFHSGKRQMQHFKIRGCFDLYCTQGPNTTEKFQELAKEHGFFKVKETGWSTLDPLFTPITDNPYVDKSDTRSTILLCSTFTERLSCAETIFDTIKELSQTGKWRWLVQFHPKMAKSTVDKYKSIQNENLTFIETDDVIPLLQAADVMLCDTSSILLMFLLQRKPVVTFNNQIPLDHLLNITQVNEIEQSLELALSHPVDLMSAIDSYCEELHPYTDGKSSERVIAATNELIEQGLAGLKKKPLNFVRHYKLRKKLNYWKLK; this is encoded by the coding sequence ATGAACAATAAAAAATACTTAATGTATATTTCGCAAAATTATTCGTATGCGATACTTCGTCCTTTGCAGCACGTTATCCGTCAACAAGGTGGTGAAGTCCGTTGGTTTTTTGAAGGCAAAGAAGCCAATCCTAGTTTTTTGAAGAACGATGAAGTTAGATTAAACTCGATTGAAGAAGTAAAAGGCTGGAACCCTGATGCCGTCTTTGTTCCTGGAAATATTGTGCCACGCTTTATCCCAGGGGTTAAGGTAGGTGTATTCCATGGCTTTCATTCTGGTAAGCGGCAAATGCAACATTTTAAAATCCGTGGTTGCTTTGACCTATATTGTACACAAGGCCCAAATACGACTGAAAAGTTTCAAGAATTAGCTAAAGAACATGGCTTTTTTAAAGTGAAAGAAACTGGGTGGTCAACACTCGATCCTCTCTTCACTCCTATCACTGACAACCCTTATGTTGATAAAAGTGATACCCGCTCGACGATATTGTTATGCTCTACTTTTACTGAGCGCCTATCTTGTGCTGAAACTATTTTCGATACCATTAAAGAGTTATCTCAAACAGGAAAATGGCGTTGGTTAGTCCAGTTTCATCCTAAAATGGCAAAATCAACAGTAGATAAATATAAATCAATTCAAAATGAAAACTTAACCTTTATAGAAACTGATGACGTGATCCCATTACTGCAGGCCGCAGATGTCATGCTGTGTGATACCTCATCAATTTTGTTAATGTTTCTCTTACAAAGAAAGCCGGTTGTTACATTTAATAATCAAATACCGCTAGATCATTTGCTCAACATTACTCAAGTAAATGAAATTGAACAATCATTAGAGTTAGCCCTAAGTCATCCTGTTGATTTGATGTCTGCCATTGATTCTTACTGTGAAGAATTACATCCATACACAGATGGCAAATCAAGTGAAAGGGTCATTGCGGCTACCAATGAATTGATTGAACAAGGTCTTGCGGGCTTAAAGAAAAAACCATTAAATTTTGTTAGACATTATAAATTAAGAAAGAAATTGAATTATTGGAAATTGAAATAA
- a CDS encoding capsular polysaccharide synthesis protein has translation MAKFNRLISEYLRVFKCKLSPSNMRSSNDEARILELKNLLLEKETISRDDKVIWMFWDSGLDTAPDVVKLSYQSWVKLNPDYKVTCLDVHSLKVLIGFDFFEIFKYSTVNLGAAGKSDLLRLYLLNQFGGVWADATTFCKKPLSMWLTISKTGFFCFREKTANDRQLVSWFLASEKNHPIIKDLLEKSLDYLLKPRIHNLDVRGLKSTYLLVRDERYISKSGSGFDLLNDLEQKYCTPYFWMFYLFNEVIKEYMNVWDEINKLSNQYAELNDSYSEFFKSVVSKQTYRTKYTNDVIYKERVSYILKSLGL, from the coding sequence ATGGCTAAGTTTAATCGGCTAATATCTGAGTATTTAAGGGTCTTCAAATGTAAACTGTCTCCTTCAAATATGAGGAGTTCTAATGATGAAGCTAGAATATTAGAGCTTAAAAACTTGTTATTAGAGAAGGAGACTATAAGTAGAGATGATAAAGTTATCTGGATGTTTTGGGATTCAGGATTAGATACCGCTCCAGATGTGGTTAAGTTAAGTTACCAATCTTGGGTTAAACTAAATCCTGACTATAAGGTAACTTGTTTAGATGTTCATAGCTTGAAAGTTTTAATTGGCTTTGATTTCTTTGAAATTTTTAAATATTCAACAGTTAATTTAGGTGCAGCAGGGAAAAGTGATCTTCTGAGGTTGTATTTACTTAATCAGTTTGGTGGTGTGTGGGCGGATGCTACTACATTTTGCAAGAAACCATTGTCGATGTGGCTAACTATATCAAAAACAGGTTTTTTTTGTTTTCGAGAAAAAACGGCCAATGATCGGCAGTTAGTTTCTTGGTTTTTAGCGTCAGAAAAAAATCACCCAATTATAAAGGATTTGTTAGAAAAATCATTAGATTATCTATTGAAACCTAGGATCCATAATTTAGATGTAAGAGGGTTGAAATCAACCTACTTGCTTGTGCGTGATGAGAGATATATTTCAAAGAGTGGAAGTGGCTTTGATTTATTAAATGATTTGGAACAAAAATACTGCACTCCTTATTTTTGGATGTTTTATTTATTCAATGAGGTCATTAAGGAATATATGAATGTTTGGGATGAAATTAATAAATTGAGTAATCAATATGCTGAGTTGAATGACAGTTATTCAGAGTTTTTTAAGAGCGTAGTATCAAAGCAAACTTATCGAACTAAATATACTAATGACGTGATTTATAAAGAACGAGTAAGTTACATATTAAAGTCCTTGGGATTGTGA
- a CDS encoding four helix bundle protein, with protein sequence MRYENLDVWKKSVNLSCSIYLLMKNNRDFGFKDQICRSAVSVASNIAEGYERIHRKETINFLSIAKGSIGELKTQIIIGSKIGYISEASHLIQECEAIARMLGSLIKKLRQD encoded by the coding sequence ATGAGATATGAAAATTTAGATGTATGGAAAAAGAGCGTTAATCTCTCATGTTCTATTTATTTGTTAATGAAAAACAATCGTGATTTTGGATTTAAAGATCAAATATGCAGATCCGCAGTTTCTGTCGCCAGTAACATTGCAGAAGGTTACGAACGTATACACAGGAAAGAAACCATTAACTTTCTATCCATCGCTAAAGGTTCTATTGGTGAGCTAAAAACTCAAATTATTATTGGCTCTAAGATAGGTTACATATCTGAAGCATCTCATCTAATACAAGAATGTGAAGCCATAGCGAGAATGCTAGGCTCTTTAATAAAAAAACTGAGGCAAGACTAA
- a CDS encoding glycosyltransferase family 2 protein, whose protein sequence is MMKKKHSLSVTIITKNEEDRIRTCLESVKDIADEIIVFDSGSEDGTVNICKEYTDKVFVTDWPGFGKQKQRALSEATCDWVLTIDADEAVETQLKEEIIHLLSLDEIKETSFKFKWGVTIYGKILKHGRSARYVTRLIKREGAYFTEDEVHEKIIAPKGSVGKLRGYLLHFTHRDFGHGLEKSAKYAWLGSQKYHRKGKKSHGLMVASFRALWVFFHIYFIRLGVLDGGIGFIVAVRYATGNFNKYAGLWVLEKNKSDI, encoded by the coding sequence ATGATGAAGAAAAAACATTCCTTATCTGTCACGATTATTACTAAAAATGAAGAAGATAGGATTCGTACATGCCTTGAATCTGTAAAAGATATTGCAGATGAAATTATCGTATTCGATAGTGGTTCTGAAGACGGCACTGTGAATATTTGTAAAGAATATACCGATAAGGTGTTTGTTACAGACTGGCCAGGCTTTGGTAAACAGAAGCAAAGGGCGTTAAGCGAGGCTACATGTGATTGGGTTTTAACTATAGATGCGGATGAAGCCGTAGAAACACAATTAAAAGAAGAGATTATTCATTTACTCAGCCTCGATGAAATAAAAGAAACCTCATTTAAGTTTAAATGGGGGGTGACTATTTACGGAAAAATCTTAAAGCATGGACGAAGTGCTCGATATGTTACTCGTTTAATTAAGCGTGAAGGCGCTTACTTTACGGAAGATGAAGTTCATGAAAAGATCATTGCACCAAAAGGTAGTGTCGGGAAGCTAAGAGGCTATCTGCTGCACTTTACCCATAGAGATTTTGGTCATGGGCTAGAAAAGTCTGCAAAATATGCATGGCTAGGTTCTCAGAAGTATCATCGTAAAGGAAAGAAAAGCCATGGTTTGATGGTTGCTTCATTCCGAGCTTTATGGGTATTTTTCCATATTTATTTTATCCGCCTTGGTGTTTTGGATGGTGGAATCGGTTTTATTGTGGCAGTGAGATATGCAACGGGTAATTTTAATAAATATGCTGGGTTATGGGTGTTGGAAAAAAATAAATCAGATATTTGA
- a CDS encoding ISAs1 family transposase — protein MSNQHPFMHFDVIPDYRQQGKVEHKLTDIILLTICAVLSGQDDWKAISLYGEARLDFLKRFGDFSHGVPSTSTIARAMGMINATRLQKCFIEWMKDCCELTKGEVIAIDGKTVRGSYDDSRGLGAIHMVNAFATENGVSLGQHKVYEKSNEITAIPELLELLDISGCLVTIDAMGCQKKIAQKVLNKNADYLLAVKGNQGRLEQAFDNYFDMSMLQKHDGDSYSTQEKSRGRQETRLALTNTDLSVLGDLEFDWPELKTMGIVVSVRQEEAVAKESEITVRYYISSKNLNAKELLNATRSHWLVESMHWSLDTTFGEDACRKRAEESAENFARIRQMCLNMLKSETTLKASIKHKRVMCAMDSEYLLKVLASLY, from the coding sequence ATGAGTAACCAGCACCCATTTATGCATTTCGATGTTATTCCAGATTACCGACAACAAGGTAAAGTCGAGCACAAGTTAACTGATATCATTCTGTTAACAATTTGTGCTGTGCTTTCTGGTCAAGATGACTGGAAAGCGATTAGCCTTTACGGTGAGGCTCGTTTGGATTTTTTGAAGCGATTTGGTGATTTTAGTCATGGTGTTCCTTCAACATCGACAATAGCTAGAGCGATGGGAATGATTAACGCCACTCGACTGCAAAAGTGCTTCATTGAATGGATGAAAGATTGCTGTGAGCTAACTAAAGGTGAAGTCATTGCAATTGATGGTAAGACTGTCAGGGGCTCTTATGATGACTCTCGCGGCCTTGGCGCAATTCACATGGTGAATGCTTTTGCGACTGAAAATGGCGTGAGTCTCGGGCAGCATAAAGTTTACGAAAAAAGTAATGAAATTACTGCCATCCCAGAGTTGCTCGAACTGCTTGATATATCAGGCTGTTTGGTCACTATTGATGCCATGGGGTGCCAAAAGAAAATTGCTCAAAAAGTGCTAAACAAAAACGCAGATTATTTGTTGGCGGTAAAGGGCAATCAAGGTCGTTTGGAGCAAGCATTCGATAATTATTTCGATATGAGCATGCTACAAAAACACGATGGCGATTCTTATAGTACACAAGAAAAATCACGTGGTAGACAAGAAACTAGGTTGGCATTAACCAACACAGATTTAAGCGTTTTAGGTGATTTAGAGTTTGATTGGCCCGAGCTAAAAACGATGGGTATCGTTGTTTCTGTGAGACAAGAAGAAGCCGTGGCGAAAGAGTCAGAAATAACGGTGAGATACTACATTAGCTCGAAGAATTTAAATGCGAAAGAATTGTTAAATGCAACGCGTTCACATTGGTTAGTTGAGTCGATGCACTGGTCCCTCGATACGACATTTGGTGAAGATGCTTGCCGAAAAAGAGCGGAAGAAAGTGCAGAGAACTTTGCAAGGATCAGGCAGATGTGTTTAAACATGCTGAAGAGTGAAACGACTTTGAAAGCGAGCATTAAACACAAAAGAGTGATGTGTGCGATGGATTCAGAGTACCTTTTGAAGGTTCTGGCAAGCCTTTATTGA
- a CDS encoding O-antigen ligase family protein — protein sequence MKNKTIKYLEAASMLSFFYVFSAMLILRSSDKIAVVIFIISTVSSLILSKGKIDIKKLTHPPMLALLASCVFAIASYYTHGSSSRELRALLACYFLLLAFPWHLITLKRLSYLLLLGSVFSLLYTTYHSLYLNQPRGIWPINAIPSATMSATICSLSLCLFFNIKEPILRRILSISFIISLITVLLSDTRGAWVALILTMLAIIIPNIKRNKKNIIYLFIIGISSITLLQHPISERFHQTEKEIAKISSGNYHTSIGLRLQMWLAASEIIKTNPALGSGTSHKELLQQLYKDKKIPSIIAKERPAHYHNQYIDKTVKGGLIGLSLFLTILISPLLTKKAPKIQKHLIMCIVSIYAIASLTDVPFNHGQTIIFFLLLTIPLSYKNENNEEF from the coding sequence ATGAAAAATAAAACAATCAAATACTTAGAAGCAGCCTCAATGCTCAGTTTCTTTTATGTTTTTTCGGCCATGTTAATATTGAGAAGCAGTGATAAAATAGCTGTTGTTATTTTCATTATATCCACGGTGAGTTCACTCATTCTTTCTAAAGGGAAGATCGATATAAAAAAGCTAACACACCCACCAATGTTAGCATTATTAGCAAGTTGTGTGTTCGCTATAGCTAGTTATTATACCCATGGTTCAAGCTCAAGGGAACTCAGAGCATTGCTAGCTTGCTACTTCCTATTATTAGCGTTTCCTTGGCATCTAATTACACTAAAGAGACTTTCATATTTACTATTACTAGGTAGCGTATTTTCGTTATTATACACCACTTATCATTCTTTATACTTAAATCAACCTAGAGGTATATGGCCCATCAACGCAATACCGTCTGCAACTATGTCAGCAACAATATGCTCATTAAGTCTTTGTTTATTTTTCAACATTAAAGAGCCAATATTACGAAGAATACTATCCATAAGTTTTATTATTAGCCTAATAACAGTTTTATTAAGTGATACCCGAGGGGCCTGGGTAGCATTAATTCTTACCATGCTTGCCATTATAATCCCGAACATAAAAAGAAATAAAAAAAACATAATTTATTTATTCATCATAGGTATTTCATCAATAACATTACTACAGCACCCCATATCAGAGCGATTCCATCAAACAGAAAAAGAAATAGCCAAAATTTCATCAGGAAATTACCATACATCCATTGGTTTAAGGTTACAGATGTGGTTAGCAGCATCGGAAATAATAAAAACCAATCCTGCACTAGGTAGTGGAACTAGCCATAAAGAGTTGCTACAGCAATTATATAAAGACAAAAAAATCCCCTCTATTATCGCAAAAGAAAGGCCAGCTCACTACCACAATCAATATATAGATAAAACAGTAAAAGGCGGATTAATCGGATTGTCACTTTTTTTAACTATATTAATATCACCATTACTTACAAAGAAAGCTCCCAAAATACAAAAACATCTTATTATGTGCATTGTCAGTATTTACGCCATTGCAAGTTTAACAGATGTTCCTTTTAACCACGGCCAAACAATAATATTTTTCTTATTACTCACCATCCCTCTTAGCTATAAAAATGAAAATAATGAGGAGTTTTAA
- a CDS encoding glycosyltransferase family 25 protein, producing the protein MNKIYIINMKNSVERKKNISEQLKEIGLSFDIFTAINGRDKPQHPLINKYSKELSFKNKGQYLTPGQLGCYASHYLLWQKCIELNESIIIIEDDAKIHTKHFLSFIKNINSIPEDVECIRLFKNKRNHFTSTFHASCGEIEIHQFSRGHMSTTGYYLTPTGAKKFITKSNQWYLPVDIYMDQFWVNDVVCYGTVPACLTNDKKFDSDIGYAKKKKLTLKGKLNREIFNLSQTINRYIFNFKNYK; encoded by the coding sequence TTGAACAAAATTTACATTATAAATATGAAAAACTCAGTAGAGCGCAAAAAAAACATTTCAGAACAACTTAAAGAAATAGGGTTATCATTCGATATTTTCACAGCTATTAATGGAAGAGACAAACCTCAACACCCATTAATTAACAAATATTCAAAAGAATTAAGCTTTAAGAATAAAGGCCAATATTTAACTCCAGGTCAACTAGGGTGCTATGCAAGTCATTACTTATTATGGCAAAAATGTATAGAATTAAATGAAAGTATCATTATCATTGAAGATGATGCGAAAATTCACACTAAACATTTTTTAAGCTTTATAAAGAACATTAACTCTATCCCTGAAGACGTTGAATGTATTCGTCTTTTTAAAAACAAACGTAACCACTTCACCTCAACATTTCATGCAAGTTGCGGAGAAATTGAAATACATCAATTCTCGAGGGGTCACATGAGTACAACCGGATATTACCTAACACCAACTGGTGCCAAAAAATTTATAACAAAATCCAACCAATGGTATTTGCCGGTCGATATTTATATGGATCAATTTTGGGTGAATGACGTTGTATGCTATGGCACAGTACCTGCTTGCTTAACAAATGATAAAAAATTCGATTCAGATATTGGCTATGCAAAAAAGAAAAAATTAACATTAAAAGGGAAGTTAAACAGAGAGATATTTAATTTATCTCAAACTATAAATAGATACATATTTAATTTTAAAAACTATAAATAA
- the lpxM gene encoding lauroyl-Kdo(2)-lipid IV(A) myristoyltransferase (LpxM is lauroyl-Kdo(2)-lipid IV(A) myristoyltransferase, an enzyme characterized in Escherichia coli and involved in biosynthesis of the form of lipid A found in that species and some closely related species.), translating into MTQLRDDFDEKAYNPTFEWSFLAPKYWGTWIALTFACLFAFLPRSAKLKLSKFIAKQAIKLKSGATHRARINLSLCFPEKSESERQAILYKLYVTASMFMLTFPLLSLRSKHWLEKNTEIRGFENLQNVLNNDENVILLVPHTWSIDIPAVLLASRGLPVSAMAKGQKNKVADWLMHKQRVQYGGRVYDRSVGIKPFIKSVRKDKYLGYYLPDEDLGRENSVFVDFFATQKATISGLGRLSKLSQAKIVPLFAMINTDTGKFELDFYPALPFPTGDEHQDARMMNECIEHYVSEKPEQYMWILRFLKTQINKVNVYKQHY; encoded by the coding sequence ATGACCCAGCTACGTGATGATTTTGATGAGAAAGCGTATAACCCAACGTTTGAGTGGTCTTTTTTAGCACCAAAATATTGGGGGACTTGGATTGCGCTAACGTTTGCTTGTTTATTCGCATTTTTACCTCGCTCAGCAAAACTGAAGCTATCTAAATTTATTGCGAAACAAGCAATAAAACTAAAATCAGGGGCAACTCATCGCGCTCGGATTAACTTGTCTTTATGCTTTCCAGAAAAGTCTGAATCAGAACGTCAAGCTATCCTGTATAAGCTATATGTCACTGCTTCTATGTTTATGTTGACGTTTCCTCTATTGTCACTGCGTAGCAAACATTGGTTAGAAAAAAATACTGAAATTCGTGGCTTTGAAAATCTACAAAACGTATTAAATAACGATGAAAATGTGATTTTATTAGTGCCACATACTTGGTCGATTGATATTCCAGCCGTGCTTCTAGCCTCACGCGGCCTTCCCGTATCGGCAATGGCTAAAGGGCAAAAAAACAAAGTAGCTGATTGGTTAATGCACAAGCAACGCGTCCAATATGGTGGCCGAGTTTACGATCGCAGCGTTGGAATAAAGCCCTTTATCAAGTCGGTCCGAAAAGATAAGTATTTGGGGTATTATTTACCTGACGAAGATCTGGGCCGTGAGAACAGTGTTTTTGTTGATTTTTTTGCGACTCAGAAAGCAACGATTTCTGGCTTAGGTCGCTTATCTAAGCTTAGCCAGGCGAAAATCGTCCCGCTCTTTGCTATGATCAATACCGATACAGGTAAGTTTGAGCTCGATTTTTACCCAGCACTGCCATTTCCAACTGGGGATGAGCACCAAGACGCAAGAATGATGAATGAGTGTATTGAGCATTATGTCTCAGAGAAACCTGAACAATATATGTGGATTTTGAGATTTTTAAAAACTCAAATAAATAAAGTCAATGTATATAAGCAGCACTATTAA
- the rfaD gene encoding ADP-glyceromanno-heptose 6-epimerase: MIIVTGGAGMIGSNIVKALNEAGHNDILVIDNLKKGKKFVNLVDLDITDYMDRDDFLTQIMAGDDFGPIDAVFHEGACSATTEWDGKYMMLNNYEYSKELLHYCVERQIPFLYASSAATYGAQDKDFIEEREYEGALNVYGYSKQQFDNYVRRLWADAEAHGEKLSQITGFRYFNVYGPREQHKGGMASVAFHLNNQLLAGENAKLFEGSDDFKRDFIYVGDVCKVNLWFMQHGVSGIFNCGTGKAEPFRAVAEAVVKHHGKGTIESIPFPEHLKGAYQEYTQANLDKLRAAGCDVEFKTVAEGVAEYLVEINK, from the coding sequence ATGATTATCGTTACTGGCGGCGCTGGCATGATTGGCAGCAATATTGTTAAAGCATTAAATGAAGCTGGTCATAACGACATTCTCGTCATCGACAACCTAAAAAAAGGTAAGAAATTCGTTAACTTAGTCGACCTAGACATCACCGATTATATGGACCGTGATGACTTCCTAACGCAAATCATGGCTGGTGATGACTTCGGCCCAATTGACGCGGTTTTCCATGAAGGTGCTTGTTCAGCAACCACCGAATGGGACGGTAAATACATGATGCTTAACAACTATGAGTATTCAAAAGAATTACTTCACTATTGTGTTGAGCGTCAAATTCCTTTCCTTTATGCCTCATCAGCCGCTACTTACGGTGCACAAGACAAAGACTTTATTGAAGAGCGTGAATATGAAGGCGCACTGAATGTTTACGGTTATTCAAAGCAGCAATTTGATAACTACGTGCGTCGTTTATGGGCAGATGCCGAGGCGCACGGTGAGAAACTGTCTCAAATTACCGGCTTCCGTTATTTCAATGTTTACGGCCCCCGTGAACAACATAAAGGTGGCATGGCTTCTGTTGCCTTTCACTTAAACAACCAACTACTTGCTGGTGAAAATGCCAAATTGTTTGAAGGCAGCGATGACTTCAAACGTGATTTCATATACGTCGGTGATGTGTGCAAAGTAAACTTATGGTTTATGCAACATGGTGTATCGGGCATCTTTAACTGTGGTACCGGCAAAGCAGAACCTTTCCGCGCGGTTGCTGAAGCAGTGGTTAAACATCATGGCAAAGGCACCATTGAATCCATTCCTTTCCCAGAGCATTTAAAAGGCGCTTATCAAGAATATACTCAAGCTAACTTAGATAAACTGCGCGCTGCCGGTTGTGATGTGGAATTTAAAACCGTAGCGGAAGGTGTGGCTGAATATTTGGTTGAAATTAATAAGTAA
- a CDS encoding MBL fold metallo-hydrolase, translating to MTRGKYQLHDEYDYFLLHHGGKSTVTGSCHELRINDYGILIDCGLFQGKDAASDPISALNIEFDVSHIEALVITHSHIDHIGRLPWLLAAGFNKPIYCTKATAALIPLMLDDGLKLQLGLNSKQRKAILDKITALIQPVEYGKSEEIELGTEDASLENRKDKSEKTAKKSPDLGSRSKAHSLSFSFQPAGHILGSAYVEITLPNDEIIVFSGDLGPRNTPLLPDPVSPQRADYLVIETTYGNKQHEDVSARSLRLEKIVKQSLLDGGVILIPAFSVGRTQEILFDIEQLIEHSIETQTTSDDFWQQLPIILDSPLALKVTKQYEHFKQLWDGECIGSNKRPSSQRHPLSFEQLITIDNHKEHERLVNRLASTNEPAIVIAASGMCNGGRIMNYLQYLLPKKETDIILAGFQAYGTLGHELQEGEPYVFISNQKIKVNAQVHSMSGYSAHADKEDLLAFIEGTGSPIKQVHLIHGEPAARDKFKDILKTRFIGDIIG from the coding sequence ATGACTCGAGGAAAATATCAGTTACATGATGAATATGACTATTTTCTTCTCCATCATGGAGGAAAAAGTACCGTTACCGGTTCTTGCCACGAATTGCGTATTAATGATTATGGCATCTTAATCGATTGTGGTTTATTTCAAGGTAAGGATGCCGCTTCCGATCCTATTTCTGCTCTCAATATTGAATTTGATGTTAGCCATATCGAAGCCTTGGTGATTACCCACTCACATATTGACCATATCGGTCGCTTGCCTTGGTTACTCGCTGCTGGATTTAATAAACCGATTTATTGCACCAAAGCCACTGCCGCATTGATTCCATTAATGTTAGATGATGGGTTAAAACTCCAATTAGGGTTAAACAGCAAGCAACGTAAGGCAATTTTAGACAAGATAACAGCATTGATACAGCCTGTGGAATACGGGAAAAGTGAGGAGATAGAGCTGGGAACTGAGGACGCTTCGCTCGAGAACCGAAAAGATAAAAGCGAAAAGACCGCAAAAAAAAGCCCGGATCTCGGTTCTCGAAGCAAAGCACACTCGCTATCTTTTTCATTCCAGCCTGCAGGACATATTCTTGGTTCTGCCTATGTTGAAATAACCTTGCCTAACGACGAAATTATTGTGTTTTCTGGTGATTTAGGGCCGAGGAACACACCACTACTCCCGGATCCAGTGTCACCACAACGTGCTGATTACTTGGTTATTGAAACCACTTATGGCAACAAACAACATGAAGATGTTAGTGCTCGCTCACTTCGGCTAGAGAAGATAGTAAAACAGTCTTTATTAGATGGTGGGGTGATTTTAATCCCGGCCTTTAGTGTTGGTCGTACTCAGGAAATTCTCTTTGATATTGAACAATTGATAGAACACAGCATTGAGACCCAAACCACTTCAGATGATTTTTGGCAACAACTGCCAATTATTTTAGATTCCCCTTTGGCATTAAAAGTCACCAAGCAATATGAACACTTTAAGCAGCTGTGGGATGGCGAATGTATTGGCTCAAACAAACGTCCAAGTTCACAACGTCACCCTCTGTCTTTTGAACAGCTCATCACTATTGATAACCATAAAGAACATGAACGTTTAGTTAACCGGTTAGCCTCAACCAATGAGCCTGCGATTGTTATCGCCGCCAGTGGGATGTGCAATGGTGGGCGTATTATGAATTATCTACAGTACCTCCTTCCGAAAAAAGAAACCGATATCATTTTGGCAGGTTTTCAAGCTTATGGAACGCTTGGTCATGAGCTACAAGAAGGCGAACCTTATGTGTTCATTTCTAATCAAAAGATAAAGGTAAATGCGCAGGTTCATTCGATGTCTGGCTATTCAGCACATGCAGATAAAGAGGATTTGTTGGCATTTATTGAAGGCACTGGCTCACCGATTAAACAAGTCCATTTAATTCATGGGGAGCCCGCAGCGCGAGATAAATTCAAAGATATTCTTAAAACAAGATTTATAGGAGACATTATTGGTTAG